The following proteins come from a genomic window of Chlamydiales bacterium:
- a CDS encoding ABC transporter ATP-binding protein translates to MTPILYAKKIRKTFYHPTKIDLLKNVSLIVNPGESIAIMGASGEGKSTLLQILGTLEAPTSGELMIAGKSVANYPLSILRNRHIGFVFQSFHLLEDYTVLQNILMPPLIGGDPIHKKSVAYEYAYFLMEKMQITHRAEFTTKLLSGGEKQRVALARALCNNPEIVLADEPSGNLDYKTSNRIHEILLDSVKTLQKSLVVVTHDKLLADLCDRTLILCDGNLLETKDI, encoded by the coding sequence TTGACACCGATATTGTATGCAAAAAAAATCCGTAAGACTTTCTACCATCCAACTAAAATAGACTTATTAAAAAATGTCTCTTTAATTGTAAATCCTGGTGAAAGTATAGCAATTATGGGTGCCTCGGGAGAAGGCAAAAGCACTTTGCTCCAAATCCTTGGTACATTAGAAGCTCCAACCTCTGGAGAATTAATGATTGCTGGCAAATCCGTTGCTAACTACCCTCTTTCCATTTTACGTAATCGTCATATTGGATTTGTTTTTCAGAGTTTTCACTTACTAGAGGATTACACTGTCTTACAAAACATTTTAATGCCCCCTTTGATTGGGGGCGATCCAATTCATAAAAAAAGTGTAGCCTACGAATATGCATATTTTTTAATGGAAAAAATGCAAATCACTCATCGTGCAGAATTTACAACAAAATTGCTTTCAGGAGGAGAGAAGCAACGTGTTGCTCTTGCTCGTGCACTTTGCAATAATCCAGAAATTGTACTTGCTGATGAACCTTCAGGCAATCTTGACTATAAAACATCAAATCGAATTCATGAAATTCTTCTTGATTCTGTCAAAACATTACAAAAATCCTTAGTTGTTGTTACTCATGACAAACTACTTGCCGATTTATGCGATAGAACACTTATTCTATGTGATGGAAATTTATTAGAAACAAAGGATATTTGA
- the mgtE gene encoding magnesium transporter — MDSRTSHLDDQLNERLEQALHKTTFNIHLQEVTKIASEYHPIDLAYAATRLPHHARSILYDNLPDLPAQITFLINTDGPTRKAIFRSQSDEKIRKVIDKMPSDEAVWVLDDLLERRRGRILELIETKKAIQIRELQKHSRNSAGGLMTNEFFAFPMETTILEAAAFIRDNPGIDMTRRIFVIDYKGELQGFVPARNLIVNPPHLPLKQVMRQIDHFVHADTSREEVVDLVERYKIPVLPVLNEEDLLLGVITYEEIVELIEDIADETIGWIAGTAEDVSEYDHVFKRFLARAPWLLITLFAGLISASIMSYFQGIAADLLGLIVFFIPLINGMSGNVGVQCSTVLVRSMAIGVLSSGKKGEAVLKEILIGMMTGIIFGCLCGLMIYLLSSYHIGEFYGNSLQTGVMVAAGIFGASLTATTLGVTSPFFFVKIGVDPALASGPIITAFNDMVSMVMFFLISGVINSLFF; from the coding sequence ATGGATTCACGAACAAGTCATTTAGATGATCAGCTTAATGAACGTCTGGAACAAGCTCTTCATAAAACTACTTTTAACATTCATTTACAAGAGGTGACAAAAATTGCAAGTGAATATCATCCAATCGATTTAGCTTATGCTGCAACTCGTCTTCCTCACCACGCTCGTTCCATTCTTTATGACAACCTTCCTGATCTCCCAGCACAAATCACGTTTCTTATTAACACTGATGGACCAACACGCAAGGCTATTTTTCGTTCACAAAGTGATGAAAAAATTAGAAAAGTCATTGATAAAATGCCTTCTGATGAGGCTGTATGGGTGTTAGATGATCTTCTTGAAAGAAGACGTGGGCGTATTTTAGAACTTATCGAAACAAAGAAAGCAATACAAATTCGTGAATTACAAAAGCATAGTCGTAATAGTGCTGGAGGGTTAATGACGAATGAATTTTTTGCTTTTCCTATGGAAACAACTATTCTGGAAGCTGCGGCTTTTATTCGAGATAATCCTGGTATTGATATGACACGTCGCATCTTTGTGATTGATTATAAAGGGGAGTTGCAAGGGTTTGTGCCTGCAAGGAATTTGATTGTCAATCCTCCTCATCTACCTCTAAAACAAGTCATGCGGCAGATTGATCATTTTGTTCATGCAGACACTTCACGGGAAGAGGTAGTGGATTTAGTTGAGCGCTATAAAATTCCTGTACTTCCTGTTTTGAATGAAGAAGATCTTCTTCTTGGAGTGATTACTTATGAAGAGATTGTTGAGCTTATAGAGGATATTGCTGATGAAACAATAGGTTGGATAGCTGGTACTGCAGAAGATGTGAGTGAATATGACCATGTCTTCAAACGCTTCTTAGCTCGCGCACCTTGGTTACTTATCACGCTATTCGCAGGGTTGATTAGTGCTTCAATCATGTCTTATTTTCAAGGAATTGCAGCTGATTTATTAGGTTTAATTGTTTTCTTTATTCCTTTAATTAACGGCATGTCAGGAAATGTGGGTGTGCAATGTAGTACTGTCCTTGTGAGAAGTATGGCAATTGGAGTGCTTTCTTCAGGAAAAAAAGGAGAAGCTGTCTTAAAAGAAATATTGATTGGAATGATGACAGGAATTATTTTTGGGTGCTTATGTGGTTTAATGATTTATCTACTAAGCAGTTATCACATTGGCGAATTCTATGGTAACTCTTTGCAGACTGGAGTGATGGTTGCTGCTGGAATTTTTGGTGCTTCACTTACAGCTACGACTTTAGGTGTGACTTCTCCCTTCTTTTTTGTCAAAATTGGCGTAGACCCAGCACTTGCTTCAGGACCTATAATTACTGCATTCAATGATATGGTATCAATGGTCATGTTTTTTTTAATCTCTGGAGTTATTAATTCTTTATTTTTTTAG
- a CDS encoding FtsX-like permease family protein, with product MRFLLTVALKYLVPRSRQLSGSIISLVSVLVISLVVWLVILFLSVTEGIEKKWVEQLVAFNAPIRMTPTDAYYRSYYYQIDEISLDSNYNSKTIGEKLIAHQSNPYDPTVDIELPYDFPPPERHLDGSLKDPVKEGWEAIKILNPLNEIRPQEYEVSFGNLRLNLIREKFGHNDHYQAFVNQASYVVSHDASNTRLKQMLIPFRNEDYNNLLNKLSYAQSPLIDDTALYHDRNSAFLTKNLKKFFSHIVITKLSTNEDGFILYPAFFPEDGFFEGVGIIHHNEIRKVVIPENKQEIEMLNARLKAFGFETMEARVIFDQKQMHIASDLIASPSVQLVLNDHIPFHAKLVPTSIEKANSLSSLKFEITGNIQGTVLKGTTFYNNLEISEAYLEENLDLSPPLWLHSDKNGKILIPKDDFFGDGILIAKQFQNSGVCIGDQGHLCYYTPTATSVQEQRIPVFVAGFYDPGMTPIGNKLLFADPNLVPLLRGNLSVSDTMLGNGINIWLNDISKAKSVKNQLIHNLESREIEKYWNVQSFEDYDFAKPILQQLESDKNLFTLIAIIILVVACSNIISMLILLVNDKKHEIGILQSLGTSPKRIAAIFGMCGFFMGLISCVIGSIAAIITLHYLQSLVNFLSLLQGHEAFQSIFYGAQLPNELSFASLLFVILATMVISLLAGITPAIKAARIRPSEILKAE from the coding sequence GTGCGTTTTTTATTGACTGTCGCTTTAAAATATCTAGTTCCCAGATCGCGACAGCTTTCAGGCTCGATTATTTCTCTTGTCTCTGTTCTCGTGATCTCTTTAGTTGTTTGGTTAGTAATTCTTTTTCTTTCTGTGACCGAAGGGATTGAAAAAAAATGGGTGGAGCAATTAGTGGCTTTTAATGCGCCGATTCGAATGACTCCAACAGATGCTTACTATCGTTCTTATTACTATCAGATTGATGAAATCAGTCTCGATTCAAATTATAATTCTAAAACAATTGGTGAAAAACTTATTGCTCATCAGAGCAATCCTTATGATCCCACAGTTGATATTGAACTGCCTTATGATTTTCCTCCTCCTGAGCGTCATCTTGATGGGTCACTGAAAGATCCAGTTAAAGAAGGATGGGAAGCAATTAAAATACTCAATCCATTAAATGAAATTCGTCCTCAAGAATATGAGGTGTCTTTTGGTAACTTGCGTCTAAATTTAATTAGAGAAAAATTTGGTCACAACGATCATTATCAAGCTTTTGTTAATCAAGCTTCATATGTCGTTTCTCACGATGCTTCTAATACGAGGTTAAAGCAAATGCTTATTCCTTTTAGAAACGAAGATTACAATAACCTGCTTAATAAGTTATCCTATGCACAAAGTCCTTTAATTGATGACACTGCTCTATATCATGACAGAAATTCCGCTTTTTTAACTAAGAACTTAAAAAAATTTTTTTCACATATTGTTATCACAAAATTATCTACAAATGAAGATGGATTTATTCTCTATCCAGCTTTTTTCCCAGAAGATGGATTCTTTGAAGGAGTTGGGATTATTCATCACAATGAAATCCGAAAAGTAGTCATCCCAGAAAATAAACAAGAGATTGAAATGCTTAATGCTCGTTTAAAAGCATTTGGTTTCGAAACGATGGAAGCAAGGGTGATTTTTGATCAAAAACAAATGCATATTGCTAGTGATTTAATTGCCTCCCCATCTGTTCAGTTAGTTTTGAATGATCACATCCCTTTTCATGCTAAACTTGTACCCACTTCAATCGAAAAAGCAAATTCTCTTTCTTCTCTAAAATTTGAAATTACTGGAAATATTCAAGGAACAGTGCTTAAAGGCACCACTTTCTATAATAATCTTGAAATCAGTGAAGCTTATCTTGAGGAGAATTTGGATCTGTCTCCTCCTCTATGGTTGCATAGCGATAAAAATGGAAAGATTCTTATTCCAAAAGACGATTTTTTTGGAGATGGTATCCTTATAGCGAAACAATTCCAAAATAGTGGTGTGTGTATTGGTGACCAAGGTCACCTTTGTTATTACACACCAACAGCAACTTCTGTCCAAGAACAGAGAATCCCAGTTTTTGTTGCTGGTTTTTATGATCCAGGAATGACACCAATAGGTAATAAACTACTTTTTGCTGATCCTAACCTCGTGCCTCTTCTAAGAGGAAACTTATCTGTATCTGATACAATGTTAGGAAATGGAATTAACATTTGGTTAAACGATATTTCAAAAGCAAAATCAGTGAAAAATCAACTGATCCATAATCTAGAATCAAGAGAAATTGAAAAATATTGGAATGTACAATCTTTTGAGGACTATGACTTTGCAAAACCTATTCTTCAGCAATTAGAAAGTGACAAAAATCTTTTTACGTTAATTGCGATTATTATCTTAGTAGTCGCTTGTTCTAATATCATTTCAATGCTCATTCTTTTAGTAAATGATAAGAAACATGAAATTGGAATTTTACAATCCCTAGGAACCTCTCCTAAGCGTATTGCAGCAATTTTTGGAATGTGTGGATTTTTCATGGGACTCATCAGCTGTGTAATTGGTAGTATTGCAGCAATTATTACACTCCATTACTTACAGTCACTTGTGAATTTTTTAAGTCTGTTACAAGGACACGAAGCCTTTCAATCGATTTTTTACGGAGCACAGCTACCAAATGAGCTAAGTTTTGCTTCACTTCTATTTGTGATCCTTGCAACAATGGTAATTTCTCTTTTAGCAGGCATTACTCCTGCGATTAAAGCCGCTCGTATTCGTCCTTCAGAAATTTTAAAAGCTGAGTAA
- a CDS encoding tetratricopeptide repeat protein, with product MEKNPLLVHETTVKSGRDLDTESVVSNKDSNDQSAQRLCKEAEVLFQYGVAKKKEFPLLLAFDKLIRAKEIDPLLFVEEVIWHQLRGQILFYLGYCFQNYSFLGKSFKPYAEINELHHQDKNLVWDYAQFWTFIAIQSGEKADLTQALSSFSAAARLGCDSSLFYIDWAIAYIICSSYTGNSLYLNESCFLLKKVIRENYDMKGVNNSIYGHAYKIYAHALKKYYYNTHLKKTLEDADISLREVTLLFPSQSDLWLEWGELYLHAGWIDCDLKMIEMGIDKLTSLTLKEVTSTRLTALLGKGLVILGLYLDDLKPMSQGRERILATLESSPEDLDLLNSAGMAELTYGIYFSSKKHYANAIYWFKKGIGIDSTSVCNWHGLFQSYLGLGFLEKNLFFTHKGLTAIKRVCKMRPQSAIYLNDLGLCLLQLNQFENCKNTQSSLLEEAILHFTRSYAIDSRSETLYNWGHALSCLGSLSEAIEDYEKALDILSSAYRMNPEKSNVSYELAIVLFRLGKLLKKTDYLYESIKLLEPLANSHIEDEVVWGDLGYILLTLSELISDENHPFKREDLRQQAEKRLHHAVRMGNREANYHLASLYSLARLFESSIFFLKRAHAFKVLPNEDDLIHNAWLDNLRKTDIFKEFMKGQSDG from the coding sequence ATGGAAAAAAATCCCCTTCTTGTTCATGAAACAACTGTTAAGTCTGGAAGAGACTTAGACACTGAATCTGTTGTATCTAATAAAGACTCCAATGACCAATCTGCTCAAAGATTATGCAAAGAAGCTGAGGTTTTATTTCAATATGGGGTAGCAAAAAAGAAAGAATTCCCCCTATTACTTGCTTTTGATAAATTGATAAGAGCAAAAGAAATAGATCCTCTTCTTTTTGTAGAAGAAGTAATATGGCATCAGCTTCGAGGTCAAATTCTTTTTTATCTAGGCTACTGCTTTCAAAACTATAGCTTTTTAGGAAAATCTTTTAAACCTTATGCAGAGATAAATGAGTTACATCATCAAGATAAGAATTTAGTATGGGACTATGCTCAATTTTGGACTTTCATAGCTATACAATCAGGTGAAAAAGCTGATTTGACGCAAGCATTAAGCAGTTTTTCTGCTGCAGCTAGATTAGGCTGTGATTCATCTCTTTTCTATATTGATTGGGCCATTGCTTATATAATTTGTAGTTCTTATACAGGTAACTCATTATACTTAAACGAATCGTGTTTTTTATTAAAGAAAGTAATCAGAGAAAATTATGATATGAAAGGTGTAAACAATTCTATTTATGGACATGCTTACAAAATTTATGCACATGCTTTGAAGAAATATTATTATAACACTCATTTAAAAAAAACATTAGAAGACGCTGATATTTCTTTACGTGAAGTCACGCTTCTGTTTCCCTCACAGTCAGACCTTTGGCTAGAATGGGGAGAACTTTATTTACATGCTGGTTGGATTGACTGCGATTTAAAAATGATAGAGATGGGGATAGACAAACTCACTTCCTTAACATTGAAAGAAGTGACTTCTACTCGACTAACAGCTTTGTTAGGGAAAGGTTTAGTTATATTAGGATTATACCTTGATGATCTAAAACCGATGAGTCAAGGTAGAGAACGTATACTAGCTACTTTAGAAAGCAGCCCAGAAGATCTGGATCTATTAAATAGTGCAGGAATGGCTGAATTGACTTATGGAATCTATTTTTCTAGCAAAAAGCACTATGCTAATGCTATCTATTGGTTTAAAAAAGGAATAGGAATAGACTCTACTTCAGTTTGTAATTGGCATGGACTTTTTCAAAGTTATTTAGGTTTAGGATTTTTAGAAAAAAATCTTTTTTTCACTCATAAGGGCTTAACAGCAATTAAAAGAGTTTGTAAAATGCGGCCTCAATCAGCAATTTATTTAAATGATTTAGGCCTTTGTCTTCTTCAGTTAAATCAGTTTGAAAATTGCAAAAACACCCAATCTTCTCTCTTAGAGGAGGCTATTTTACATTTTACAAGATCCTATGCTATCGATAGTCGTTCTGAAACTCTATATAACTGGGGGCATGCTCTTAGCTGCTTAGGGAGTCTTTCTGAAGCAATAGAAGATTATGAGAAGGCTCTTGATATTCTCTCCTCTGCTTATCGGATGAATCCTGAGAAATCCAATGTTTCTTATGAACTTGCCATTGTGCTATTTCGCTTAGGAAAGTTATTAAAAAAAACAGATTATCTGTATGAATCGATTAAATTATTAGAACCTCTTGCTAATAGTCATATTGAAGATGAAGTGGTTTGGGGAGATTTAGGATATATTTTGTTAACTCTTTCAGAACTCATTTCTGATGAAAATCATCCTTTTAAAAGAGAAGATCTTAGACAACAAGCTGAAAAACGACTTCATCATGCAGTGCGAATGGGAAATCGAGAGGCGAATTATCACTTAGCTAGTTTATATTCTCTAGCTCGTTTATTTGAATCTTCTATCTTTTTTCTTAAGCGAGCTCATGCTTTTAAAGTTCTACCTAATGAAGATGATTTGATTCATAATGCTTGGCTAGACAATCTTCGTAAGACTGATATTTTTAAAGAATTTATGAAAGGACAATCTGATGGTTGA
- the tdh gene encoding L-threonine 3-dehydrogenase produces MKAILKKEPREGLWIEEVPMPNFGENDLLIKTLKTSICGTDIHLYLWDEWAKKVLPVPSIIGHEFVGKVVAVGKHVQGFKIGDRVSGEGHLTCGRCYMCQTGRRVLCPQTIGVGVNRNGCFAEYLVIPAENAFLVPDSIPNEIASLFDPLGNAVHTALFCNLVSQDVLITGAGPIGLMAVAIAKKAGARHVVISDLNPYRLALAEKIGATAAVNIKEESLQKVMKKLGMRAGFDVCLEMSGNSEAFASLPDVCTHGGHLVLLGILPSHATLDWHQVIFKMLTIKGIYGREIFKTWYQVTSLLESGLNISPVITHHILAEEFQKGFEIMLSGNSGKVILDWSYL; encoded by the coding sequence ATGAAAGCAATTTTAAAAAAAGAACCCCGAGAAGGATTATGGATAGAAGAAGTCCCTATGCCAAATTTTGGGGAGAACGACCTATTAATTAAAACACTTAAAACCTCTATTTGTGGTACGGATATTCATCTCTACCTTTGGGATGAATGGGCTAAAAAGGTCTTGCCAGTTCCTTCGATTATTGGCCATGAATTTGTTGGTAAAGTGGTGGCTGTAGGTAAACATGTGCAAGGATTTAAAATTGGGGATCGTGTTTCAGGTGAGGGTCATTTGACTTGTGGACGATGTTATATGTGTCAAACAGGTCGCCGTGTCTTATGCCCTCAAACTATTGGAGTAGGAGTGAATCGGAATGGTTGTTTTGCTGAATATCTAGTCATTCCTGCTGAAAATGCTTTTCTTGTTCCAGATTCAATTCCAAATGAGATTGCATCACTTTTTGATCCTCTTGGTAATGCTGTTCACACAGCTCTTTTTTGCAATCTGGTCAGCCAAGATGTTTTAATCACAGGAGCGGGTCCAATTGGATTAATGGCAGTGGCGATTGCAAAAAAAGCAGGCGCTCGTCATGTTGTGATTTCAGATTTAAATCCCTATCGTCTTGCTCTTGCTGAGAAAATAGGGGCTACTGCTGCAGTCAATATAAAAGAAGAATCTCTTCAAAAAGTGATGAAAAAACTTGGGATGCGAGCAGGTTTTGATGTCTGTCTTGAAATGTCAGGTAACTCAGAAGCGTTTGCTTCTTTACCAGATGTGTGTACCCATGGAGGGCATCTTGTTTTACTCGGTATCCTACCTTCTCACGCCACGCTTGACTGGCATCAAGTAATATTTAAAATGCTTACTATTAAAGGGATTTATGGTCGTGAGATTTTTAAAACTTGGTACCAAGTGACTTCTCTTCTTGAAAGTGGTCTGAATATTTCTCCTGTGATCACCCATCATATTCTTGCAGAGGAATTTCAAAAAGGATTTGAGATTATGCTTTCTGGGAATTCTGGTAAGGTGATTTTAGATTGGTCATATTTATGA
- a CDS encoding polyprenyl synthetase family protein, whose protein sequence is MIDLIETELEKLIPLSSPFYPSLLEGARYALLAPGKRIRPLLTLYTATILDKKSVHKAIKPACAIELVHCYSLIHDDLPCMDNQDFRRGRLTLHKTHNEATAILIGNYLLTLAFDLLTSIPDLSCEKRMALLAALTHAAGKDGIIGGQIMDIENHQNLSELNRRKTAALFRCAVNFGGIIANAPQSILIKLDQFGELFGELFQIVDDILDQDYPLGEDKARERQNTLTIDVLKALKALPGDTSSLRQLIESVLSQIKKSSQPDFEDANSNLKS, encoded by the coding sequence ATGATTGATTTAATTGAAACTGAGCTAGAAAAACTTATTCCTTTATCCTCGCCTTTTTACCCATCTCTTCTAGAAGGAGCTCGCTATGCACTTCTTGCTCCTGGTAAAAGAATTCGTCCCTTGTTAACCCTCTACACAGCAACAATCCTTGATAAAAAAAGCGTTCATAAAGCTATTAAACCAGCCTGTGCAATTGAATTAGTCCATTGTTATTCCTTAATTCATGATGACCTACCTTGCATGGATAATCAAGATTTTCGTCGAGGGCGTCTTACTCTCCATAAAACCCATAATGAAGCAACTGCCATCCTTATTGGCAACTATCTTCTCACACTTGCTTTTGATCTACTCACTTCCATCCCCGATCTTTCATGCGAAAAAAGAATGGCTCTGTTAGCGGCCCTCACACATGCTGCAGGTAAAGATGGAATCATCGGTGGACAAATTATGGACATCGAAAATCATCAAAACCTTTCTGAGTTAAATAGAAGAAAAACAGCAGCCCTTTTTCGCTGCGCTGTTAACTTCGGTGGAATAATAGCTAATGCACCTCAATCCATTCTTATAAAGCTAGATCAATTTGGAGAATTATTTGGCGAGCTTTTTCAAATTGTAGATGATATCCTTGATCAAGACTATCCTTTAGGAGAAGATAAAGCGCGAGAAAGGCAAAACACTTTAACAATAGACGTTTTAAAGGCACTAAAAGCCCTTCCAGGGGATACTTCATCACTTAGACAACTAATCGAGTCTGTTTTAAGTCAGATCAAAAAATCCTCACAACCAGATTTTGAAGATGCAAATTCGAATCTGAAATCATAA
- a CDS encoding glycine C-acetyltransferase — translation MEQSYLDFLKQKLGELSHQNLYKHEQIITSPQENIIHLIDHNQILNFCSNNYLGLANHPKIIKAAKESLDRYGFGLASVRFICGTQTVHIELEKKISDFLKTEATILYSSCFDANGGLFETLLGPEDAVISDMLNHASIIDGIRLCKAKRFRYKNNDMDDLEKQLKEAKNCRFRMIATDGVFSMDGIIANLKTICQLADQYQALIMVDDCHATGLLGNNGCGTQEYADVMNRIDIMTGTLGKALGGASGGYVSGKKEIIDWLRQCSRPYLFSNTLCPNIAAASLKGFEILEEEGLTLRQKLWKNVNYFRKKMDCLGFKLVGKDHPIIPILLGDTGLTQIFAKKMLEQGIYVVGFCYPVVPQQMARVRVQISATHTTKDLDRAIQAFEIVGQELNILK, via the coding sequence ATGGAACAATCTTATTTAGATTTTTTAAAACAAAAATTAGGTGAATTAAGTCATCAAAATCTCTATAAGCATGAACAAATCATTACTTCTCCCCAAGAGAACATTATTCATTTAATAGATCATAACCAAATACTTAACTTTTGTTCTAACAACTATCTTGGTCTAGCTAACCATCCAAAAATTATTAAAGCAGCTAAAGAAAGTTTAGATAGATATGGCTTTGGTTTAGCTTCTGTTCGCTTTATCTGCGGCACACAAACCGTCCATATCGAACTTGAAAAAAAGATAAGCGATTTTCTCAAAACAGAAGCGACTATTTTATATAGCTCATGTTTTGATGCGAATGGTGGGTTATTTGAAACGCTGCTTGGTCCTGAAGATGCTGTCATTAGCGACATGTTAAATCATGCCAGTATTATTGATGGGATACGTCTTTGCAAAGCCAAACGTTTTAGATACAAAAATAACGACATGGATGATTTAGAAAAGCAGTTAAAAGAAGCTAAAAATTGCCGCTTTCGCATGATTGCAACTGATGGAGTCTTCTCTATGGATGGGATTATTGCGAATTTGAAAACAATTTGCCAGTTAGCTGATCAATATCAGGCTTTAATCATGGTCGATGACTGTCATGCAACTGGATTACTCGGGAACAATGGTTGTGGAACCCAGGAATATGCTGATGTCATGAATAGAATTGATATCATGACAGGCACACTTGGAAAGGCTCTTGGAGGAGCTTCGGGGGGGTATGTAAGTGGAAAAAAAGAAATTATCGATTGGTTAAGACAATGTTCTCGTCCTTATCTTTTTTCTAATACTCTTTGTCCGAATATTGCTGCTGCCAGCCTAAAAGGCTTTGAAATACTAGAAGAAGAAGGATTAACACTTCGTCAAAAATTATGGAAAAATGTAAACTATTTTCGTAAAAAAATGGATTGTCTTGGATTTAAATTAGTAGGTAAAGATCACCCAATCATTCCTATCCTCTTGGGTGATACAGGACTAACTCAAATTTTTGCAAAAAAAATGCTTGAGCAAGGAATTTATGTTGTAGGCTTCTGTTATCCTGTTGTTCCTCAACAAATGGCAAGAGTTAGAGTTCAAATATCTGCTACCCATACTACTAAAGATCTTGATCGAGCGATTCAAGCTTTTGAAATAGTGGGTCAAGAATTGAATATTCTTAAATAA
- a CDS encoding YihY/virulence factor BrkB family protein, whose protein sequence is MDIWSIRTLTKKIWSTDLKSLSKIQAHWMRFVRILLLSIEGFTKKQIQQGASALTYYSCLGIVPIFAVLIEIARGLKFESAFKSWLFNRFIEQKIVIEKIFQFANTSLEKTHRGLITGIGILILLWTGFKIFLYLETSLNTIWEAKEKKLLIRRITDYFFMIFLCPITVLISSGITLHLSTAFEIFIQEHFFKNLTVYFLPFLNFTPFFLNSFIFTFIYIFIPNTRVALIPALIAGIIVSGIYQLIQWIYFHFQIGVTNYNAIYGTFAAFPLFLIWIHISWIIILLGAKLSFAIQHVNSSMFFIKESDLSYHFRMVLLIRITHLSVKFFLEKKSPIPITQITNKLTIPLSLTKSLLNQLIEAKILSKVIGNKYSTIGFQPADNIDKLTIKSVIDKVNARGEQMELTSSLEVNSILNSLKKFDRIMEESDANILLKKIN, encoded by the coding sequence ATGGATATATGGTCGATTCGAACACTGACAAAAAAGATATGGTCTACCGATCTAAAATCTCTTTCAAAAATACAGGCTCATTGGATGCGTTTTGTGCGTATTCTATTACTAAGTATTGAAGGATTTACAAAAAAACAGATTCAACAAGGTGCTTCTGCTCTTACATATTATTCTTGTCTTGGGATTGTTCCAATTTTTGCTGTCCTTATAGAAATAGCACGTGGATTAAAATTTGAATCAGCTTTTAAAAGCTGGTTATTTAATCGATTCATTGAACAAAAAATTGTGATTGAAAAGATTTTTCAATTTGCAAATACCTCTTTAGAAAAGACTCATCGAGGATTAATTACTGGAATTGGTATCTTAATTTTGCTTTGGACAGGATTTAAAATTTTTCTTTATCTTGAAACAAGCTTGAATACTATCTGGGAAGCAAAAGAAAAAAAACTCTTGATAAGAAGAATCACAGATTACTTTTTTATGATTTTTCTTTGCCCTATAACTGTATTGATATCTAGTGGGATAACTTTACACTTATCTACTGCATTTGAAATTTTTATCCAAGAACATTTTTTTAAAAATTTGACAGTTTATTTTCTTCCTTTTTTAAATTTCACCCCTTTTTTCCTTAATTCCTTTATATTTACTTTTATCTATATTTTTATTCCTAATACACGCGTGGCGCTGATTCCTGCTCTTATAGCAGGGATCATTGTTAGTGGTATATATCAACTGATCCAATGGATCTATTTTCATTTTCAGATCGGTGTCACTAATTACAATGCGATTTATGGAACATTTGCAGCGTTTCCTTTATTCCTTATCTGGATCCATATTAGCTGGATTATTATCCTCTTAGGTGCCAAATTATCATTTGCTATTCAACATGTAAATTCGTCAATGTTTTTCATAAAAGAAAGTGATCTTAGTTATCATTTTCGCATGGTTCTTTTGATTAGGATCACCCACTTATCAGTTAAATTTTTTTTAGAAAAAAAATCTCCTATACCTATTACTCAAATAACTAATAAACTTACCATTCCCCTATCGTTAACAAAAAGTCTGCTTAATCAATTAATCGAAGCAAAAATTCTTTCTAAAGTGATTGGAAATAAATATAGTACAATTGGTTTTCAACCAGCTGATAATATCGATAAACTAACAATTAAATCAGTGATTGATAAGGTCAATGCAAGAGGTGAGCAGATGGAATTAACCTCTTCTCTAGAGGTTAATTCCATCTTAAATAGTTTAAAAAAATTTGACAGGATTATGGAGGAATCAGATGCGAACATTCTCTTAAAAAAGATCAACTAA
- the rpmG gene encoding 50S ribosomal protein L33, with the protein MAKRKNREIIKLKSTESTETIWTTKNKKKVTGRLELRKYDPLLRRHVIFKEAK; encoded by the coding sequence ATGGCGAAACGTAAAAACCGTGAAATTATCAAATTGAAAAGTACAGAAAGTACAGAGACAATTTGGACTACAAAAAATAAAAAAAAGGTGACTGGACGTTTAGAATTAAGAAAGTATGATCCTTTATTACGTCGTCATGTGATTTTTAAAGAGGCAAAATAA